The Haloferax volcanii DS2 DNA segment GTCGACGATGACGCCCTCGACGAGTTCGGAGTTGTCGATGGTGCCGCCGACGACCTTCTCGATGGAGACGTTGTTCGTGTCGATGCCGTCGTCGTCCTTGACGGCCAGCACGGCGTCGACGACGAGTTCGGAGAGCAGGTCCTTCGCGGACTCCGCGCCCTTACCGGTCATCGCCGTTGCGGCGATCTTCGTGAGGGTCTCGCGGTCGTCCTCCGTGACCTCGATGGCGTTGTCCTCGAGGACTTCCTTGGCCTTCTCGGCGGCCTGGCGGTAGCCCTGCGCGATGGTCGTCGCGTGGACGTCGGAGTCGAGGAGGTCCTCGGCCTGGTCGAGGAGTTCACCGGCGTTGATGACGGCCGTCGTCGTGCCGTCTCCGACCTCGTCCTCCTGGGTCTCGGAGACTTCGACGATCATGTTGGCCGCGGGGTGGTCGATGTCCATCTCCTTGAGGATGGTGACGCCGTCGTTCGTGACGACGACCTGCCCGCCGGAGTCGACGAGCATCTTGTCCATCCCTTTGGGGCCGAGCGTCGTGCGTACGGCCTCTGCGACGGCCTTCCCGGCCGTGATGTTCATCGACTGCGCATCCTGTCCGGATGTGCGCTGGGAGTCTTCGCCCAGAATGATCATGGGCTGACCCTGCTGCATTCGCTGGCTCATAGTCATCGCCTGATTGTTTGTGATTCTATAAAAAAGCTTCGTTTATTGGTATGCCAAAACGCAACACTGTGGGGTGGTCGAGACCCGGAGACGGCGGTCGATTTCGGCGGTTTATCTGTGGCTTTCGCCGGGCGGTCTCGCCAGTCCCGAAGCGGGTGCGGTGAAAAGACGATGCGGGCGAGTGCCGTGTCGCGTCGGGGTGGACTCGTCGGCGGTGGCGTCTCAGTTGTTCTGTCGGACGTTGAAGCCCTGGGTCAGTTCGTTGTGCTTCCGTTCGAGGAAGGAGTACACCGCGCCGTGGGGGGCACCGTCGAGAATCATCTCGACGGCCCGGCGGACGACCTCGACCTCTTCGGGCTGGCCGATGATGCCGAGCGTCGTGCCGTAGATGACTACGTCGGCCCCCGTCAGCTCCTCCATGAGCTCGCGGGTGCGGCCGTTCTCGCCGATGAGGCGGCCCTTCTGCCGCCGCATGTCGTTTTTGTTTCGGGTGTGCCGGTCGATATCGATGAGTTCGAACATCATCATGTCGTCGTCGAGGAGCGCCATCGCGTCCTCCGGGGCGAAGCCGCGGCCGACCGCTCGAACCACGTCGGGAGCGACCATGCCGAGTACGGGGTCGCCGACGCTGTCGATGGCGACGCTGCCGTTCTCCGAGTCCACGTCGAGTCGGACTTCCGCGCGACTCTCTATCTCTCGGAGCGTCGAGCCACCTTCGCCGATGAGAACACCGATACGGTCCTGCGGCACCTTGACGTGCTGCATATCACCCGATACCCGTCGGAGTGGTTTAAGCGTTCGCTCGGCGGGTCGCCGCGTGTCTCGGTCGCACACCCGTCTCGCGGCGGGTCTGGGTTGCTACTCGTCTCCGTCTCCGTCCTCGCCCTCGTCGCCCGTGACGAACTCGTACAGCGAGTCGCCGTCGGCGTCGGCCCCCTGCCGCCGGAAGAAGTTGGCCACGTTGCGGCAGTCCCGCCGGAGGAACTCCTCGGCGTTGGGGTGGTGGACCGTGACGGCCTGTCCGAGGTCGATGACGACGAGTTCGCCGTCGTGGATGATGAGGTTGTACTCCGAGAGGTCGCCGTGGACGAGGCCGGCGCGGTGGAGCCGACGCATGTACTCGCGGACGACTTCGTAGGCTGTCTGGGGGTTCTCGACGCGCACCTCCGAGAGCCGCCGCGCCCGGTCGTCGACGACGCCGACGAGCTCCATCACGAGGACGTTCCGCTGGACCGCGATGGGCTTCGGCACGCGGACGCCGGCGCGCTGGGCGCGTTCGAGGTTGGCGAACTCCTTTCTGACCCACGCGCGGACGACCTGTCCCTTGTCGTGGCCGATGTTCTCGAAGCGCGGGTCGCCTTCGAGATAGTCGCGCATGTGCCGGAAGTCGGAGGCGTTGATGCGGTATATCTTGACCGCCACGTCCGCGTCGTCGCCGCCGAGCGCCTCGAAGACGTTGGCCTCCTTGCCCGTCGAAATCGGCCCGCCGAACGCGTCGATGTGCCCGTCTTGGACGAGTTTGTAGATGGCGGCGAACGTCGCGTCGTCGAACACCGACTGCTCGACTTTGAACTGGTCGGCGTCTTTCAACCGCATCCGGAACTCGTCGAAGTCGCGGTCCTTGCGGCGCGCGATGCGGTCCGCCTCGTCGTCGGAGACGTCTATCTCCTCCCACTCGTCGCCGAACGCTTCGCCCTCCTGGGGTTCGACCATGCCGAACTCGTCAGTCATTGGACTAGGGCTACGAGAGGCGAGATGAAAAGGGCACAGGCTCCGGGTTCGGCGTCTTCGGGGAACAAACAACAAACGGCGCGCCGTCTCGGACGTGCGCGTTACTGGATGTGACCTTCGCGGCGGAGCTGGTCGGCTTCGGACTTCTCGTAGCGCCAGCTCACGTCGGCCTTCTCGTCCTGCCAGTCCCACGGCTCGACGAGCACCACGTCGTCCTCTCGAATCCAGATTCGCTTCTGCATCCGTCCGGGAATGCGAGCGGTCCGCTCGACGCCGTCGGCACAGCGGACGCGAATACGATTGGCCCCGAGCATGTTCGTCACGACGGCGAACACTTCGTCGTCGTTCGGCATTCGAAGGTCTCGGCGGCTCTCGTTCTCGTCGTCGCTCATGCGCGAGCGTTCGACGTGGGCATGGTTAAATCCGCCGACGTTCGGCCGGTAGGAAGCGTCCGACGGAACGACGCGTTTAGGGCGGTCCCGAAACGCCGTCGTGGTATGCTCGACAAACTCGGTACGAAGGGTATCGCCGGCGTCGTCTCGCTGCTCTTGGGTATCGGTATCGTCGCCTCTCAGGCCCCCGTCGTCGCGGCGGGCCTCGCGTTCGTCGTCGCCGGGCTCGGCCTCGTCGCCGGCGGCCTCGCCGAGGGCGTCATGAAGATGTTCGGGATGGCCTGACGGGCCTTCGACTCCGGCCCTCGGCTCACAGCGATTCGCGGAGGAACGAGAACACCCGTTTTCGCACCGCGGGATAGTGGTACGACGAGTGCAAGAAGACGTGGTCGGCCGCGTCGACGGCGTCGTACTCGACCTGTGTTCCGGCCCCTTCGAGCGCGTCCGCCAACCGGGCGCTCTGGTCCGGTGCGACGACCGAGTCCTCGCTCCCGTGGAGCAACAGCGTCGGCGGCGCGTCGGCATCGGCGTCGGTGTCGTCATCCACGTAGGTAATCGGCGAACACCGGCGCAACTCGGCGGCCGACGGCCGGTTCTCGAACAGCGGCAGCGACTCGCCGGCGTGCTCGTGGTCGTCGGCTCGGAGGTCATAGACGCCGGAGACCCCGACCGCGGCGTCGATATCTGTCCGGCGACCGAACTCGCCGTCCGAAAGCGCCGCCAGTAACGCGAGGTGCGCCCCCGCGGAGTGACCGACGACGGCGACGGCGTCCGTGTCGATTCCGAACTCGTCGGCGCGGTCCGTCAGCCAGTCGATGCCCTCGCACACGTCTTCGATTTGCGCGGGGAACGGCGCTTCGTGCCCGAGTCGGTACGACACCTCGGCCGCGACGAACCCCCCGTCGGCGGCGTCGAGCGCCCAGCGGGCGAACTGGCCGGTCGAACCGGTCTCCCACGCGCCGCCGTAGACGTAGACGACGAGCGGCCGGGTCGGTTCGGCCGCCGGCGACGCTGTCGTTTCGGCTATCTCGGTCGCTGCGGGCGATTCGGGGCAGTACACGTCCGCGGTCAGCGTGCGCTCCTCGCGGTCTGCGACGGTTCGGTTTCGATGAACGAGAACGTCGGAAGGGCGGGGCATACCGAGTCGTCGGGTCGGCAGCTTCTATCGGTTTGGGAGACGGCGAGTAGCGGGTCGTCGAGAAGGGGTGAACTACCGGCGGGGCGCGGCGATTACTCGGCTATCTTCGCGCGACCCGGCTCGATGAGTTCGTCGAGGTAGTCCGCGAGCGCGCCCTTCGCGTCGGCCGGGTGGAGTTCGCCGGATTCGAGATCGGCCTCCAGCGTCTCGTAGTCGTCGTAGTCGAGGTTCCCGCCGTACTGTTCGGGGCGCTCGACGACGACCCGCTCGAAGCGCGGGAAGACGTGGTACTCGAAAATCTGGAGGACGGGGTTCTCGCGCTCCTCGCCCTCGTCGGTCGGCTCGGGGTCGGCCGTCGGCGGGCAGAACGCGCCGTTGACCTTGTCTTCGATGTCCTCCGTGGAGTCCTCCATCGAGATGGTGACGCCCTCGGAGGAGGACATCTTGCCGATGCCCGTCCCGAGGTCCGCGATGAGCGGCGTGTGCATGCAGGTCGGCGACTCCTCGCCGATGCTCGGGAGCGTGTCGCGGGCGAGCAT contains these protein-coding regions:
- a CDS encoding KH domain-containing protein, giving the protein MQHVKVPQDRIGVLIGEGGSTLREIESRAEVRLDVDSENGSVAIDSVGDPVLGMVAPDVVRAVGRGFAPEDAMALLDDDMMMFELIDIDRHTRNKNDMRRQKGRLIGENGRTRELMEELTGADVVIYGTTLGIIGQPEEVEVVRRAVEMILDGAPHGAVYSFLERKHNELTQGFNVRQNN
- the rio1 gene encoding serine/threonine-protein kinase Rio1, giving the protein MTDEFGMVEPQEGEAFGDEWEEIDVSDDEADRIARRKDRDFDEFRMRLKDADQFKVEQSVFDDATFAAIYKLVQDGHIDAFGGPISTGKEANVFEALGGDDADVAVKIYRINASDFRHMRDYLEGDPRFENIGHDKGQVVRAWVRKEFANLERAQRAGVRVPKPIAVQRNVLVMELVGVVDDRARRLSEVRVENPQTAYEVVREYMRRLHRAGLVHGDLSEYNLIIHDGELVVIDLGQAVTVHHPNAEEFLRRDCRNVANFFRRQGADADGDSLYEFVTGDEGEDGDGDE
- the eif1A gene encoding translation initiation factor eIF-1A codes for the protein MSDDENESRRDLRMPNDDEVFAVVTNMLGANRIRVRCADGVERTARIPGRMQKRIWIREDDVVLVEPWDWQDEKADVSWRYEKSEADQLRREGHIQ
- a CDS encoding DUF7470 family protein, which translates into the protein MLDKLGTKGIAGVVSLLLGIGIVASQAPVVAAGLAFVVAGLGLVAGGLAEGVMKMFGMA
- a CDS encoding alpha/beta hydrolase encodes the protein MPRPSDVLVHRNRTVADREERTLTADVYCPESPAATEIAETTASPAAEPTRPLVVYVYGGAWETGSTGQFARWALDAADGGFVAAEVSYRLGHEAPFPAQIEDVCEGIDWLTDRADEFGIDTDAVAVVGHSAGAHLALLAALSDGEFGRRTDIDAAVGVSGVYDLRADDHEHAGESLPLFENRPSAAELRRCSPITYVDDDTDADADAPPTLLLHGSEDSVVAPDQSARLADALEGAGTQVEYDAVDAADHVFLHSSYHYPAVRKRVFSFLRESL